A part of Rattus rattus isolate New Zealand chromosome 6, Rrattus_CSIRO_v1, whole genome shotgun sequence genomic DNA contains:
- the Prss58 gene encoding serine protease 58 — MKLVFFCILSTLLGTFAYNPDHIAGTTPPYLVYLKSDYLPCTGVLIHPLWVVTAAHCNLPDLRVILGITNPADTTEHDVEVSDYEKMFRHPYFSVSSISYDLMLIKLRRGIKHSFYAKAVKLPQHTVPVNAMCSVSTWAYNLCDVTKEPDSLQTVNVSVISKAECHNAYKAFDIRENMICVGIVPGRRLPCKEVTAAPAVCNGVLYGILSYADGCVLRADVGIYASIFHYMPWIENTMKNN, encoded by the exons GTACCTTTGCCTATAATCCAGATCACATAGCTGGCACCACTCCCCCCTACTTAGTCTACCTGAAGTCTGATTACTTGCCCTGTACTGGAGTCCTGATCCATCCTCTTTGGGTGGTCACAGCTGCACACTGCAATTTACC GGACCTCCGGGTGATTCTTGGGATAACAAACCCAGCAGATACCACAGAACATGACGTGGAGGTGTCTGACTATGAGAAAATGTTCCGTCATCCATACTTCTCGGTCTCTTCTATTTCATATGACCTTATGTTAATCAAACTGAGAAGAGGGATTAAGCACAGTTTCTATGCAAAAGCAGTCAAGCTACCTCAACACACGGTGCCTGTGAATGCCATGTGCTCTGTGTCTACCTGGGCCTACAATCTATGTGACGTCA CCAAGGAACCTGACTCACTGCAAACTGTCAACGTCTCTGTAATCTCCAAGGCTGAGTGTCATAATGCCTATAAAGCCTTTGACATCCGAGAAAACATGATCTGTGTGGGCATCGTGCCAGGACGGAGGCTGCCCTGCAAG GAAGTCACGGCTGCCCCAGCTGTCTGCAATGGGGTACTTTATGGAATATTGTCTTATGCAGATGGCTGCGTTTTGAGAGCTGATGTTGGCATCTATGCTAGCATCTTTCACTACATGCCCTGGATTGAAAATACCATGAAAAATAACTGA